The Ignavibacteria bacterium genomic sequence TATTATGGTTGGCGGTGGATTGATGGCTTCGTTTATTATTGCGCCGATTATTTCATTCATCGGAGATGTTGCAACAAAGCCGATTTATCCTGCAACAAAATTGATTTCCGAAATGAGCACGTATGAAATCTGGAAAAATTATATCAAGTATATGGGCGCAGGAGCAGTTGCAACGGGAGGGATTGTCGGACTTATTCGCGCGTTTCCGGCAATATGGAGTTCGCTTACTGCTTCGATAAAACAACTTGCCGGTGAACGTTCGGGAAATAAAAATAATATCAATGTTCTACGAACAGAAAAAGATACGCCAATTACGGTTGTTGGTATTGGCGTCATTTCATTGATAATTTTTATCTGGCTCGTCCCGACATTTCGTGTGAATATTCTTGGCGCATCGCTAATTGTTATTTTTGGATTTTTATTTTCGGTTGTTTCTGCACGTATAACAGGAATTGTCGGTTCATCATCGTCGCCGCTTTCAGGAATGACGATTGCCGTTTTGATGGGAACGTGTTTAATTTTTCTTGCTGTTGGTTGGACCGGACAATCATACACCTATCTCGCGCTTGTGATTGGAGCAGTTGTTTGCATTGCAATTTCTAATGCAGGAACGATAGCGCAAGATTTGAAAACAGGACATTTACTTGGGGCAACGCCGAGCAAACAACAATTTGCAATGCTTGTAGGTGTTGTTACTTCTGCGGCTGTTGTTGGTGTTACGATGCTTTTGTTGAATGAAAGTCAATCGAAAGAAATTGTCGTCGAAAAACCATTTACACCGCCGGCGGTTTCACTTCAACTCGCAGAAGAAATGCAAGGAAAAGACGGCAAGAATTATTTACTTGCAAAAGTTGTGAACGTGGAAGGAATCGAACCGGGAAATTATCTTGTTGATGAACAAACAAAAGTTGCGGTCTATAAACGTGTTGATGGCATTGGCGGAAAAGAACTTGCCGCCCCGCAATCGAATTTAATGGCAGTATTGATTTCCGGTTTGCTTGAACAAAAACTTCCGTGGGGATTGATTATGATTGGCGCGAGTATTGCACTGTTTATGGAATTGATTGGATTTCATTCGCTCACATTTGCTGTCGGATTTTATCTTCCGCTTTCATCCACGTTTCCGATTTTTGTCGGCGGCGTTGTGAGAAAACTCGCAGATAAAGTGTACAAACGCAAAGCCGATGACCCCGAAGAAAGCGAAGGAACATTGCTTTCGAGCGGATTGATTGCCGGTGGAGCGTTGCTTGGTGTGTTCGGCGCGTTCTTAAATTTTATTCCCGGATTTATAGACGATGAAACGGGATTACCGATGGTGCTTGCATTCGGCTACAAATATCTTCATTTTGCGTGGGATTCGGATTTGTTAGCACTTGCTGTGTTTGCTGTGCTGGGATGGTTTTTGTTCAAAGGCGCAGCGGATGAGAAGAAGTGAGTGCATTTTACATTTGACATTCTATATTTGAAGATTTGATTTAATAATCACATACACATACTTATAATGACTTCAGAAAATACAAACAACAAAAAAAGTTTTTTTTATCGTTCGCTTGATATGATTGAATGGGGAGGAAACA encodes the following:
- a CDS encoding oligopeptide transporter, OPT family, which encodes MQQQSELNESGFKPYISPHDSPLESTARALLLGSLLGILFGAASVYLGLRVGLTTSASIPIAVMAITILKKLRGNTVLENNIVQTVGSAGESIAAAVVFTIPALIFLGFPLKMSITLLIALTGGCLGVLMMIPLRRYLIVKEHANLRFPEGTACAEIIKAGEIGGTSAKKIFKGMGLGALWKGASTLFGLWKPSVGRDIAFYKGSSFGMDVAPELMGVGYIIGWHTSLIMVGGGLMASFIIAPIISFIGDVATKPIYPATKLISEMSTYEIWKNYIKYMGAGAVATGGIVGLIRAFPAIWSSLTASIKQLAGERSGNKNNINVLRTEKDTPITVVGIGVISLIIFIWLVPTFRVNILGASLIVIFGFLFSVVSARITGIVGSSSSPLSGMTIAVLMGTCLIFLAVGWTGQSYTYLALVIGAVVCIAISNAGTIAQDLKTGHLLGATPSKQQFAMLVGVVTSAAVVGVTMLLLNESQSKEIVVEKPFTPPAVSLQLAEEMQGKDGKNYLLAKVVNVEGIEPGNYLVDEQTKVAVYKRVDGIGGKELAAPQSNLMAVLISGLLEQKLPWGLIMIGASIALFMELIGFHSLTFAVGFYLPLSSTFPIFVGGVVRKLADKVYKRKADDPEESEGTLLSSGLIAGGALLGVFGAFLNFIPGFIDDETGLPMVLAFGYKYLHFAWDSDLLALAVFAVLGWFLFKGAADEKK